A window from Drosophila nasuta strain 15112-1781.00 chromosome 3, ASM2355853v1, whole genome shotgun sequence encodes these proteins:
- the LOC132793690 gene encoding uncharacterized protein LOC132793690: MDCISFAVDLWNAQTPAKQTFYFKDELVYTEDHVLVKNLFFFNISNLVTSRQLRKYFAKFGNVARLQILEAKGTASKPRSGYVCFHNPRHAAKALQRKVHYVNGCRLSVRPSDSWHQPDAQDLTRYPANMQPPKRNDSKAETIPIMRLNDDCLEHIVRMLALADRIHFARSCIRFRNVYQNVSPTLEKFVNFHTFESMTVWDVRDFFKLSGRHVQHIEGIMPERHCKHVCEFLGKYCINLQSMRVMANKLTSTSMSKMFAKLKSLESVELRGCALSNDGLLAMGHLKKLKKIDLAHNDRLTGENMDRFPRCVETLILTNCSGILAEKLAVACKALTQLKELHLKSVQRCFRELVVEKCCESLEVLATNCGSREYAEYQYVGQLPSLKKLILHSYPTDTLPTRLITGLAEHKSMQLEYFESRGSNCINAPMLLDIGKLGALRTLYLPNNNEITDQSLESLYSLQNLEEINLKYSINITDNGILRLILACAKLHVLHLNDCVQITDQLLKDIILKLKLAQNTPRTFPIKLTVTGTSVNYQTLHHPEVAAKKIIDVTLTLPSAGTCSFNMHDLFNIDPDDYDFDSDNSFDTEFEDEDDFLSDDSDPHFDFF, from the exons ATGGattgtatttcatttgctgTGGATTTGTGGAATGCTCAAACTCCGGCGAAACAAACATTTTACTTCAAAGATGAACTGGTGTACACCGAAGACCATGTATTAGTGAAGAAcctgtttttctttaatatttcaaatttg GTGACATCGCGTCAGCTGCGTAAGTATTTCGCCAAATTCGGAAATGTTGCTCGCCTGCAAATACTGGAAGCAAAGGGAACTGCCAGTAAGCCAAGAAGTGGATATGTTTGTTTTCACAATCCTCGTCATGCGGCCAA AGCATTGCAGCGCAAAGTGCACTATGTCAATGGATGCCGTCTGAGCGTGAGACCCAGCGATAGTTGGCATCAACCCGATGCGCAGGACTTAACGCGTTATCCAGCAAATATGCAGCCACCAAAAAGAAACGATTCCAAGGCAGAAACTATACCCATAATGCGTCTAAATGATGACTGTTTGGAGCATATAGTACGTATGTTAGCGCTAGCCGATCGCATACACTTTGCTCGCAGCTGCATTCGCTTTCGCAACGTTTATCAGAATGTGTCGCCAACGCTGgaaaaatttgtgaattttcATACTTTCGAGTCAATGACTGTGTGGGATGTACGAGACTTCTTCAAGCTTTCCGGCAGGCATGTTCAGCATATTGAGGGTATTATGCCAGAACGTCACTGCAAACATGTGTGCGAATTTCTGGGAAAGTACTGCATTAATCTGCAATCGATGCGAGTCATGGCAAACAAACTGACATCGACATCCATGTccaaaatgtttgccaaaCTGAAGAGTCTCGAAAGTGTCGAGTTACGTGGTTGCGCTCTAAGCAATGATGGGCTACTGGCTATGGGTCATCTAAAGAAACTGAAGAAAATCGATTTGGCACACAATGATAGGCTGACTGGTGAGAATATGGATCGATTTCCACGTTGCGTCGAAACTTTGATCCTAACGAACTGTTCTGGCATCTTAGCCGAGAAGTTAGCTGTGGCTTGCAAGGCATTGACACAGCTTAAGGAACTGCATCTGAAGAGTGTACAAAGATGTTTTAGAGAACTGGTCGTTGAAAAGTGCTGTGAATCTCTCGAAGTGTTGGCCACGAACTGTGGAAGTCGCGAATATGCTGAATACCAATACGTTGGACAATTACCGAGCCTGAAGAAACTTATACTACATTCCTATCCAACTGATACGCTACCCACCAGATTAATTACTGGACTGGCGGAGCACAAATCCATGCAATTGGAGTACTTTGAATCCCGCGGCTCCAACTGTATCAATGCTCCCATGCTCTTGGATATTGGCAAGTTGGGCGCGTTGCGTACGCTTTATTTGcccaacaacaatgaaattaCCGATCAAAGTCTAGAATCATTATACTCTCTTCAAAATTTAGAGGAGATCAATCTAAAATATAGTATCAATATAACTGATAACGGCATACTTCGACTTATACTTGCATGCGCAAAGCTGCATGTGTTGCATCTTAATGATTGTGTCCAAATCACGGACCAACTACTAAAagatattattttgaaattaaaactCGCACAAAACACGCCACGAACATTTCCCATTAAGCTAACTGTGACTGGGACTAGTGTCAATTATCAGACGTTGCATCATCCGGAGGTGGCTGCCAAGAAAATTATCGATGTAACTCTCACACTGCCATCCGCGGGCACTTGTAGTTTCAACATGCACGATTTATTCAACATTGATCCTGATGACTATGACTTTGATTCCGACAATTCGTTCGACACGGAGTTCGAGGACGAAGATGACTTTCTCAGTGACGATAGTGATCCGcactttgattttttttga
- the LOC132794417 gene encoding putative fatty acyl-CoA reductase CG8306, translating into MASTPITDFYAGRNVFITGATGFVGVTIVEKLLRDVPNVGTLYLLMRAKKGKNIQERLEELKKNSVFDRFKELQLESRLSKIVPIEGDVGLENLGISPKDRQTLIENVNVVFHSAATLDFFQSLKETTNINLRGTRRVVELCQQLTKLDALVHVSSAYVNSYITEVEEKLYPSPDDPEKIIQLAETLNDDALKELEPKLLKDHPNTYTFTKHLAEHEVAKVASKFPCGIVRPSMITAAWKEPIPGWTISKNGPQGFFMGASKGILRRLPLDPTLIMDYIPIDVVVNGIIATGFYVNSLKVKNGNRPAELQIFHLTSSTYKPFRFEFLTDKINGYLHEYPLNSAVWYPNLRLVKSLFLFRLGAILFHFIPGFFLDLVTKLSGGRPILMRLHKNVWNSLNTLEKFIFTEWHFDSKRLLALSKTLDPVDRKKFIIDISELTWDEYFANTIRGVRQYLSKESPKNLEKARRKDKILLGLHVVLQLVFYYGIFKLIIGLTGVSSAKAALILPVFYYLFGLI; encoded by the exons ATGGCCAG CACGCCGATTACAGACTTTTATGCGGGCCGCAATGTGTTTATCACGGGTGCCACAGGTTTTGTGGGCGTCACCATTGTGGAGAAGCTGCTGCGGGATGTGCCCAATGTGGGAACCTTGTATTTGCTGATGCGCGCCAAGAAAGGGAAGAACATCCAGGAACGTTTGGAGGAACTGAAGAAGAACTCGGTGTTTGATCGATTCAAGGAACTGCAACTGGAGTCGCGACTTTCAAAGATAGTTCCAATTGAGGGCGATGTCGGCCTAGAGAATTTAGGCATCTCGCCAAAGGATCGCCAAACCCTTATCGAAAATGTTAATGTTGTTTTCCATTCGGCTGCCACGCTAGATTTCTTCCAATCCCTTAAAGAAACCACAAACATCAATCTACGTGGCACACGTCGTGTTGTGGAGCTCTGTCAGCAGTTGACCAAATTGGATGCCTTGGTACATGTGTCCAGCGCCTATGTAAACTCGTACATTACTGAGGTGGAAGAGAAGTTGTATCCCTCGCCAGATGATCCCGAAAAGATCATTCAGCTGGCGGAAACGCTTAACGACGATGCTCTCAAGGAGCTGGAGCCAAA ATTACTAAAGGATCATCCCAATACTTACACGTTCACCAAACATCTGGCGGAACACGAAGTGGCCAAAGTTGCAAGCAAATTCCCCTGCGGCATTGTGCGTCCCAGCATGA TCACGGCTGCCTGGAAGGAGCCAATTCCCGGCTGGACGATTTCGAAGAACGGACCACAAGGCTTCTTCATGGGCGCTTCAAAGGGTATTTTGCGTCGATTACCCTTGGATCCCACTCTGATTATGGACTACATTCCCATCGATGTGGTGGTCAATGGCATCATAGCTACTGGCTTCTATGTCAATTCACTGAA AGTTAAGAATGGCAATCGTCCAGCCGAGCTGCAGATCTTCCATCTTACCTCCAGCACATACAAGCCTTTCCGTTTCGAGTTCTTGACCGACAAAATCAATGGTTATCTACACGAGTATCCACTCAATAGTGCCGTCTGGTACCCAAATCTTCGTCTGGTTAAGAGTCTTTTCCTGTTCCGTCTCGGCGCCATTCTCTTTCACTTCATACCTGGCTTTTTCCTCGACTTGGTTACCAAGTTATCAGGTGGCAGGCCCAT CTTGATGCGCTTGCATAAGAATGTATGGAACTCATTGAATACCCTGGAGAAGTTTATATTCACGGAGTGGCATTTTGATAGCAAACGTCTATTGGCTCTGTCGAAAACTCTAGATCCCGTTGATAGAAAGAAGTTCATTATCGACATTAGTGAGCTTACCTGGGATGAATACTTTGCCAACACTATTCGAGGTGTGCGTCAGTACCTGAGCAAGGAGTCTCCAAAGAATCTGGAAAAAGCGCGTCGCAAAGATAAAAT TCTCTTGGGCCTCCACGTTGTGCTGCAATTAGTCTTCTACTACGGcatctttaaattaattattggGTTGACCGGGGTGTCTTCAGCGAAGGCTGCTCTCATTTTGCCCGTGTTTTACTATCTGTTTGGACTAATTTAG
- the LOC132794415 gene encoding uncharacterized protein LOC132794415 isoform X1, translating to MAATPPTPPGANNFQLNGNSPQQQQRTANNPSHNNTPSISEALHQHFQFKALLNADEDQQQQLPPKRISNNNNISRSSSYEQLEEAARPKAKLSCQCTNISIMHLFHEMKQEFPTLPDALVTQCVNENCHQRDNCIQMLKKELSLHPIPVQSYPAKVLQQQQQQQQQQLQQRQTKPPTPLKPSRAAPTQPPIGHANGNGNGNDSDSVEAPPIVPPARPRPTTLNLQRQLNAQLQQKIQQRQQQQQQQQQPPQLTPGAQYKPLRRAPPLPPKRQTAIASSGDGAALSLAQQQQQQQLSSFSNDSSCLTSPLSSSESELSLSVSLSSPTTSAAITATATAAAPAPTATAATPAPTTTTAQLRSPVRHRSVITLQPEPPYAREFSNNAVAISPTPPSPTSGASTPSGRKSFTSLNLTLRQPQQSNGGAAPATIDITAGPAASGNGSSGITYSSSSFDARRGTHKNFQLIVTDEGSVFSAGCVRPQVPLYAPCPPPPVLATDGATPPPSAFVSSQSQQPQPTAAVEEMAQVFPYPTQAQNHIVASNYNNNHLHNSSADNSPSVTHMPLYEGVVPECDREAHAATIERQKTRRDKLANVLRDNKKRLLSLEQEINILTEPIPVGESERLDRDIRKLTDDCQRLLNMINDPQLNGTAAASNPMNRQLSAPASNNSQTPQQPHPRQRGVPGRVPPNSLRLHSVPAPPTQSQLDYVQQHSSAPSSACLTPQQQYQQQQMHLQMQEPPPTYAQYYQFQQFLQHQRAEAAARAAAAAPHSIPPPRAHTNDEEEESLSGSDEDEGEEPLDTWACNLCTFRNHPQLNVCEACENVRIQPGMIRILPSGNDNANSSPTTAAAAGSDGNRQQPYALHT from the exons ATGGCGGCTACACCACCAACGCCGCCCGGAGCCAACAATTTCCAACTAAATGGCAATTctccacagcaacagcaaagaacAGCGAATAATCCAAGCCACAACAACACGCCCTCCATAAGCGAGGCACTGCAtcaacattttcaattcaagGCACTGCTCAACGCCGACGAggatcagcaacaacagttgcccCCCAAACggatcagcaacaacaacaacattagtAGAAGCAGCAGTTATGAACAGCTGGAGGAGGCAGCAAggccaaaagcaaagctaaGCTGCCAGTGCACAAACATTAGTATTATGCACCTGTTCCATGAGATGAAGCAGGAGTTTCCAACGCTACCCGATGCCCTGGTGACGCAATGCGTCAATGAGAATTGCCATCAGCGTGATAATTGCATACAAATGTTGAAAAAGGAGCTCTCACTGCATCCCATACCCGTGCAGTCGTATCCCGCAAAGgtgttgcaacagcagcagcagcaacaacaacagcagctgcagcaacgaCAGACAAAGCCACCGACGCCTTTAAAACCATCACGTGCTGCGCCGACACAACCACCCATTGGCCATGCCAACGGtaatggcaacggcaacgataGCGACAGTGTCGAGGCGCCACCAATTGTACCCCCAGCACGTCCGCGTCCCACCACATTGAATCTGCAACGTCAGCTGAATGCGCAACTGCAGCAGAAGATACAacagcgtcagcagcagcagcagcagcaacaacagccaccaCAGCTGACGCCAGGTGCACAGTATAAGCCATTGAGGCGAGCGCCGCCGCTGCCACCGAAGCGACAGACAGCGATAGCGAGCAGCGGCGATGGGGCTGCGCTCTCACtcgcacagcagcaacaacagcagcagctgagcaGCTTCTCCAATGATTCCTCCTGTCTCACCAGCCCTCTCAGCTCTAGCGAGTCTGAACTGTCGCTCAGTGTCTCCTTATCATCGCCAACGACGtcagcagcaataacagcaacagcaacagcagcagcaccagccccaacagcaacagcagcgacgccAGCACCGACGACAACAACTGCGCAATTGCGTTCTCCAGTTCGACATCGCTCAGTTATAACGCTACAGCCGGAACCGCCGTATGCACGCGAATTTTCAAACAACGCCGTCGCAATATCGCCAACGCCGCCATCGCCCACATCTGGAGCGAGCACCCCGAGCGGAAGGAAGAGCTTCACGTCGCTGAATCTCACATTGCGACAACCGCAACAGTCGAACGGCGGCGCTGCGCCCGCGACCATTGACATTACGGCCGGCCCGGCGGCCagtggcaacggcagcagcggcatcaCATATTCGAGCAGTAGCTTTGACGCGCGTCGTGGCACCCATAAGAATTTCCAATTAATCGTCACCGACGAGGGCAGCGTCTTTAGTGCCGGTTGTGTGCGTCCTCAGGTACCGCTCTACGCGCCCTGCCCTCCCCCACCTGTCCTCGCCACCGATGGAGCAACGCCACCGCCATCCGCATTTGTTTCGTCACAATCGCAGCAACCGCAGCCAACGGCTGCAGTCGAAGAGATGGCTCAAGTATTTCCATATCCAACACAGGCGCAGAATCACATTGTTGCctccaactacaacaacaaccatttGCACAACAGCAGCGCTGACAACAGCCCCAGCGTCACACACATGCCCCTCTATGAGGGCGTCGTGCCCGAATGCGATCGAGAAG CCCATGCAGCCACCATCGAGCGACAGAAGACACGGCGCGATAAGCTAGCCAATGTGCTGCGTGATAACAAGAAGCGCCTGCTTAGCCTTGAGCAGGAAATTAACATACTGACCGAACCGATACCAGTGGGCGAATCGGAAAGACTGGATAGAGATATAAGGAAGCTTACTGACGACTGTCAGCGGCTGCTCAATATGATAAATG ATCCCCAACTCAATGGCACTGCTGCCGCGTCGAATCCCATGAATCGTCAGCTCTCAGCGCCAGCGAGTAATAACAGTCAGACACCCCAGCAGCCCCACCCACGCCAGCGTGGTGTTCCTGGCAGGGTGCCTCCAAATTCGCTGCGGCTTCATTCGGTACCGGCACCTCCAACACAGTCGCAATTAGACTATGTGCAGCAGCATAGCAGTGCGCCCAGTTCGGCCTGCCTGACGCCGCAGCAGCAataccaacagcagcagatgcATCTGCAGATGCAGGAGCCGCCACCCACCTATGCGCAATACTATCAGTTTCAGCAATTTCTGCAACATCAACGTGCTGAGGCGGCGGCGagagcagcggcagctgcacCGCATTCTATCCCACCTCCACGAGCCCACACTAatgatgaggaggaggaaTCCCTGTCCGGATCAGATGAGGACGAGGGTGAGGAGCCACTGGACACGTGGGCCTGCAACTTGTGTACATTCCGCAACCATCCGCAACTGAACGTTTGCGAAGCCTGTGAAAATGTTAGGATCCAGCCGGGTATGATACGCATACTGCCAAGCGGCAATGATAATGCAAATTCCTCGCCcacaacagctgctgcagctggatCCGATGGTAATCGGCAGCAGCCATATGCTTTACACACGTGA
- the LOC132794415 gene encoding uncharacterized protein LOC132794415 isoform X2, producing MAATPPTPPGANNFQLNGNSPQQQQRTANNPSHNNTPSISEALHQHFQFKALLNADEDQQQQLPPKRISNNNNISRSSSYEQLEEAARPKAKLSCQCTNISIMHLFHEMKQEFPTLPDALVTQCVNENCHQRDNCIQMLKKELSLHPIPVQSYPAKVLQQQQQQQQQQLQQRQTKPPTPLKPSRAAPTQPPIGHANGNGNGNDSDSVEAPPIVPPARPRPTTLNLQRQLNAQLQQKIQQRQQQQQQQQQPPQLTPGAQYKPLRRAPPLPPKRQTAIASSGDGAALSLAQQQQQQQLSSFSNDSSCLTSPLSSSESELSLSVSLSSPTTSAAITATATAAAPAPTATAATPAPTTTTAQLRSPVRHRSVITLQPEPPYAREFSNNAVAISPTPPSPTSGASTPSGRKSFTSLNLTLRQPQQSNGGAAPATIDITAGPAASGNGSSGITYSSSSFDARRGTHKNFQLIVTDEGSVFSAGCVRPQVPLYAPCPPPPVLATDGATPPPSAFVSSQSQQPQPTAAVEEMAQVFPYPTQAQNHIVASNYNNNHLHNSSADNSPSVTHMPLYEGVVPECDREAHAATIERQKTRRDKLANVLRDNKKRLLSLEQEINILTEPIPVGESERLDRDIRKLTDDCQRLLNMINDPQLNGTAAASNPMNRQLSAPASNNSQTPQQPHPRQRGVPGRVPPNSLRLHSVPAPPTQSQLDYVQQHSSAPSSACLTPQQQYQQQQMHLQMQEPPPTYAQYYQFQQFLQHQRAEAAARAAAAAPHSIPPPRAHTNDEEEESLSGSDEDEGEEPLDTWACNLCTFRNHPQLNVCEACENVRIQPAPMLNREDIHITLSPGENRIIHSWILS from the exons ATGGCGGCTACACCACCAACGCCGCCCGGAGCCAACAATTTCCAACTAAATGGCAATTctccacagcaacagcaaagaacAGCGAATAATCCAAGCCACAACAACACGCCCTCCATAAGCGAGGCACTGCAtcaacattttcaattcaagGCACTGCTCAACGCCGACGAggatcagcaacaacagttgcccCCCAAACggatcagcaacaacaacaacattagtAGAAGCAGCAGTTATGAACAGCTGGAGGAGGCAGCAAggccaaaagcaaagctaaGCTGCCAGTGCACAAACATTAGTATTATGCACCTGTTCCATGAGATGAAGCAGGAGTTTCCAACGCTACCCGATGCCCTGGTGACGCAATGCGTCAATGAGAATTGCCATCAGCGTGATAATTGCATACAAATGTTGAAAAAGGAGCTCTCACTGCATCCCATACCCGTGCAGTCGTATCCCGCAAAGgtgttgcaacagcagcagcagcaacaacaacagcagctgcagcaacgaCAGACAAAGCCACCGACGCCTTTAAAACCATCACGTGCTGCGCCGACACAACCACCCATTGGCCATGCCAACGGtaatggcaacggcaacgataGCGACAGTGTCGAGGCGCCACCAATTGTACCCCCAGCACGTCCGCGTCCCACCACATTGAATCTGCAACGTCAGCTGAATGCGCAACTGCAGCAGAAGATACAacagcgtcagcagcagcagcagcagcaacaacagccaccaCAGCTGACGCCAGGTGCACAGTATAAGCCATTGAGGCGAGCGCCGCCGCTGCCACCGAAGCGACAGACAGCGATAGCGAGCAGCGGCGATGGGGCTGCGCTCTCACtcgcacagcagcaacaacagcagcagctgagcaGCTTCTCCAATGATTCCTCCTGTCTCACCAGCCCTCTCAGCTCTAGCGAGTCTGAACTGTCGCTCAGTGTCTCCTTATCATCGCCAACGACGtcagcagcaataacagcaacagcaacagcagcagcaccagccccaacagcaacagcagcgacgccAGCACCGACGACAACAACTGCGCAATTGCGTTCTCCAGTTCGACATCGCTCAGTTATAACGCTACAGCCGGAACCGCCGTATGCACGCGAATTTTCAAACAACGCCGTCGCAATATCGCCAACGCCGCCATCGCCCACATCTGGAGCGAGCACCCCGAGCGGAAGGAAGAGCTTCACGTCGCTGAATCTCACATTGCGACAACCGCAACAGTCGAACGGCGGCGCTGCGCCCGCGACCATTGACATTACGGCCGGCCCGGCGGCCagtggcaacggcagcagcggcatcaCATATTCGAGCAGTAGCTTTGACGCGCGTCGTGGCACCCATAAGAATTTCCAATTAATCGTCACCGACGAGGGCAGCGTCTTTAGTGCCGGTTGTGTGCGTCCTCAGGTACCGCTCTACGCGCCCTGCCCTCCCCCACCTGTCCTCGCCACCGATGGAGCAACGCCACCGCCATCCGCATTTGTTTCGTCACAATCGCAGCAACCGCAGCCAACGGCTGCAGTCGAAGAGATGGCTCAAGTATTTCCATATCCAACACAGGCGCAGAATCACATTGTTGCctccaactacaacaacaaccatttGCACAACAGCAGCGCTGACAACAGCCCCAGCGTCACACACATGCCCCTCTATGAGGGCGTCGTGCCCGAATGCGATCGAGAAG CCCATGCAGCCACCATCGAGCGACAGAAGACACGGCGCGATAAGCTAGCCAATGTGCTGCGTGATAACAAGAAGCGCCTGCTTAGCCTTGAGCAGGAAATTAACATACTGACCGAACCGATACCAGTGGGCGAATCGGAAAGACTGGATAGAGATATAAGGAAGCTTACTGACGACTGTCAGCGGCTGCTCAATATGATAAATG ATCCCCAACTCAATGGCACTGCTGCCGCGTCGAATCCCATGAATCGTCAGCTCTCAGCGCCAGCGAGTAATAACAGTCAGACACCCCAGCAGCCCCACCCACGCCAGCGTGGTGTTCCTGGCAGGGTGCCTCCAAATTCGCTGCGGCTTCATTCGGTACCGGCACCTCCAACACAGTCGCAATTAGACTATGTGCAGCAGCATAGCAGTGCGCCCAGTTCGGCCTGCCTGACGCCGCAGCAGCAataccaacagcagcagatgcATCTGCAGATGCAGGAGCCGCCACCCACCTATGCGCAATACTATCAGTTTCAGCAATTTCTGCAACATCAACGTGCTGAGGCGGCGGCGagagcagcggcagctgcacCGCATTCTATCCCACCTCCACGAGCCCACACTAatgatgaggaggaggaaTCCCTGTCCGGATCAGATGAGGACGAGGGTGAGGAGCCACTGGACACGTGGGCCTGCAACTTGTGTACATTCCGCAACCATCCGCAACTGAACGTTTGCGAAGCCTGTGAAAATGTTAGGATCCAGCCGG CACCAATGCTCAACCGTGAGGACATACATATTACTCTCTCACCAGGTGAAAACC GTATTATACACTCTTGGATACTGTCGTGA